Proteins encoded together in one Papaver somniferum cultivar HN1 unplaced genomic scaffold, ASM357369v1 unplaced-scaffold_21, whole genome shotgun sequence window:
- the LOC113340003 gene encoding uncharacterized protein LOC113340003, translating into MATASMATAAGAAALLYYTLNKKLQSNSSRGDDDDEGGNGGGEVTKSVTVVSNRVSSRRPIQAPATWLETISTLSETLRFTYSETLGKWPIGDLAFGINFLLKRQGHLHVASVFGGKDSLQLKGPEVLNELRLLVRLLTFCWHFSKKPFPLFLEETGFSREDVLLQEPKAGILKPAFTVLVDKKTKCILLVIRGTHSIKDTLTAVTGAVVPFHHTVVHEGGVSNLVLGYAHCGMVAAARWIAKLATPCLLNALHEFPDYQIKIIGHSLGGGTAALLTYVMREQQEFSTTTCVSFAPAACMTWELAESGNNFITSVINGADLVPTFSTASADDLRTEVTASAWLNDLRNQIEQTRILSSVYRSASALGSRLPSMASARAKVAGAGAILRPVSSGTQVVMKTAQTVAQAAWRSPSMKLSSWSCMGARQRTTTTTCSNSKEDEGSTEPLSTTTTEHAEAFIISQETTSRNSTEDFPVSTSEGIEWSTESRTGYSFPDDGEGEDLMGHGRSEDRMTELELWEQLEQELYEQTEAEEEEEEEEEEEEEEEEEEEAEILEETREQEETAIAEVSEMVPESSMPDIKESHRFFPPGKIMHIVTLPVEPENEGDGEGANSTDTSDVSTGGKVKIFATPRSLYSKLRLSRRMISDHLMPVYRRHMEQLILELKEELSSNSSADSD; encoded by the exons ATGGCAACAGCAAGTATGGCAACTGCAGCTGGTGCTGCTGCTTTATTGTATTACACATTGAATAAGAAATTACAAAGCAATTCATCTAggggagatgatgatgatgagggggGAAATGGTGGCGGTGAGGTTACCAAGTCTGTTACTGTTGTAAGTAATCGAGTTTCATCGCGTAGGCCGATACAAGCACCGGCAACTTGGTTGGAGACTATATCGACTTTATCGGAGACACTGAGATTCACTTACTCTGAAACATTAGGGAAATGGCCTATTGGTGACTTGGCTTTTGGTATCAATTTTCTCCTTAAGAGGCAG GGACACTTGCATGTTGCTAGTGTATTTGGTGGTAAAGATAGTTTACAGCTTAAAGGGCCTGAAGTACTGAATGAGCTTAGACTACTTGTACGATTGTTGACATTTTGTTGGCATTTCTCAAAGAAACCATTTCCATTGTTCTTAGAGGAGACTGGATTCTCTCGAGAGGATGTTCTTCTTCAGGAGCCCAAAGCCGGG ATATTGAAACCGGCATTCACAGTTCTCGTAGACAAAAAAACAAAATGTATTCTCTTAGTGATCCGAGGAACTCATAGTATTAAGGACACTTTGACTGCGGTAACTGGTGCAGTTGTTCCTTTTCATCACACTGTGGTACATGAAGGAGGAGTTAGCAATTTGGTTTTAGGTTATGCACATTGTGGAATGGTGGCAGCTGCTAGATGGATTGCGAAACTTGCTACGCCTTGTCTGCTTAACGCTCTCCATGAATTTCCAGATTATCAAATCAAG ATTATTGGGCATTCTTTGGGTGGAGGCACTGCTGCGCTTTTAACATATGTGATGCGTGAGCAGCAGGAGTTCTCAACAACTACATGTGTATCATTTGCTCCAG CTGCTTGTATGACTTGGGAATTAGCTGAATCAGGCAATAACTTCATTACGTCAGTAATTAATGGAGCTGATTTGGTGCCTACATTCTCGACTGCATCAGCAGATGACTTGCGTACTGAG GTTACAGCATCCGCATGGCTGAATGATCTGAGGAATCAGATTGAGCAAACCAGAATCTTGAGCTCCGTTTATCGTTCTGCATCAGCCTTGGGATCTCGTCTTCCTTCTATGGCTAGTGCTAGGGCAAAAGTTGCTGGGGCAGGCGCAATTTTGCGTCCCGTGTCTAGTGGCACACAG GTAGTGATGAAGACAGCTCAAACTGTGGCTCAGGCTGCGTGGAGGAGTCCATCAATGAAACTATCTTCATGGTCATGCATGGGTGCTCGTCAGCGAACAACGACGACTACTTGTTCAAACTCAAAGGAAGATGAGGGCTCAACAGAGCCTCTATCTACCACCACAACAGAACATGCTGAAGCCTTTATAATATCCCAAGAAACCACAAGTAGAAATAGCACCGAAGACTTTCCAGTATCTACATCTGAAGGAATTGAATGGAGTACTGAATCACGAACTGGATATTCTTTTCcagatgatggtgaaggtgaagatTTAATGGGCCATGGAAGAAGCGAAGATCGCATGACTGAATTGGAGTTGTGGGAACAGCTCGAGCAAGAGCTCTACGAACAAACagaagctgaagaagaagaagaagaagaagaagaagaagaagaagaagaagaagaagaagaagaagctgagatctTAGAGGAAACAAGGGAGCAGGAGGAAACTGCAATTGCTGAGGTAAGTGAGATGGTACCCGAAAGCTCAATGCCAGACATAAAAGAGTCCCACCGATTTTTTCCTCCTGGAAAAATCATGCATATTGTCACCTTACCAGTGGAACCTGAGAATGAAGGTGATGGTGAAGGTGCAAATTCAACTGACACATCTGATGTATCGACGGGTGGGAAAGTCAAAATATTTGCCACTCCAAGATCATTGTACAGTAAACTGAGGCTTTCACGGAGAATGATCAGCGATCACCTCATGCCAGTTTATAGGAGACATATGGAGCAGTTGATACTTGAACTCAAGGAAGAACTTTCCTCTAATTCTTCAGCTGATAGTGATTAG